The following are encoded together in the Bacillus sp. V2I10 genome:
- a CDS encoding RsfA family transcriptional regulator has product MTTTRQDAWTQDEDLMLAEIVLRQIREGGTQLAAFEEVGKKLSRTAAACGFRWNSYVRKQYKSAIEMAKAQRKKIRKQETEESAEPSIPSFESESQSEEGVPLTFHEVISFLKNYENSGSAADLKSENENLTKKVTHLEQQIEKLQAEKETIHSNLKIVEEDYMMLIEMMERARNMAVLRDDERSRKVKFQVDRNGNLERAEK; this is encoded by the coding sequence ATGACTACTACACGTCAGGATGCTTGGACTCAGGATGAGGATTTGATGCTCGCTGAAATTGTTCTCAGGCAGATTCGGGAAGGCGGAACACAGCTTGCAGCATTCGAAGAAGTAGGGAAAAAGTTATCAAGAACGGCTGCTGCATGCGGTTTTCGCTGGAATTCCTATGTAAGAAAGCAATACAAATCAGCAATTGAAATGGCAAAAGCACAGCGCAAAAAAATCCGCAAACAAGAGACTGAAGAATCAGCTGAACCTTCTATACCCTCTTTTGAAAGCGAATCACAGTCTGAAGAAGGCGTACCGCTGACTTTTCATGAAGTGATTTCATTTTTGAAAAACTATGAAAACTCTGGAAGTGCTGCAGACTTAAAAAGTGAAAATGAAAACCTCACTAAAAAAGTAACTCACCTTGAACAGCAAATCGAAAAGCTCCAAGCTGAAAAAGAAACCATCCACAGCAATCTGAAGATTGTAGAGGAAGATTATATGATGCTGATTGAAATGATGGAGCGCGCAAGAAATATGGCTGTTCTGAGAGACGATGAGCGCAGCCGCAAGGTAAAGTTTCAAGTAGACCGCAATGGGAATCTGGAAAGAGCTGAAAAATAA
- a CDS encoding DUF177 domain-containing protein: MKWSINQLNQLQNKGLQIDETVQLTDMKGALSEIREISPVSVKGRADLGSSKATFHLTLTGTMILPCARTLVDVPFPFEIHTTETFLLKPNADFEMEEDVHHVQEDIVDLIPVIKENILLEVPMQVFSDSVEGNDQAAPQEGKDWKVISEEDNKNKIDPRLAGLSKFFDDQDS; the protein is encoded by the coding sequence ATGAAATGGTCTATTAATCAACTGAACCAACTGCAAAACAAGGGACTGCAAATTGATGAAACCGTCCAATTGACAGATATGAAAGGCGCGCTTTCTGAAATACGTGAAATTTCACCTGTTTCAGTAAAAGGCAGAGCAGATCTGGGCTCTTCTAAAGCAACTTTTCATTTGACGCTGACTGGCACGATGATTCTCCCTTGTGCAAGAACGCTAGTGGATGTTCCATTTCCGTTCGAAATTCATACAACTGAAACGTTTTTATTAAAACCGAATGCAGACTTCGAGATGGAGGAAGATGTCCATCACGTTCAAGAAGATATCGTTGACTTAATACCTGTTATTAAAGAAAACATACTTTTGGAAGTACCGATGCAGGTTTTTAGCGATTCTGTTGAAGGAAATGATCAGGCTGCCCCGCAAGAGGGAAAAGATTGGAAAGTTATCTCTGAAGAAGATAACAAAAACAAGATTGACCCGAGACTTGCCGGCTTATCGAAATTCTTCGATGATCAAGACAGCTAA
- a CDS encoding patatin-like phospholipase family protein → MKREPKIGLALGSGGARGFAHLGVLKVLSEEGIPISMIAGSSMGALVGSFYATGLGFDHLYKLATLFKRKYYLDFTVPKMGFIAGNRVKDFIKVFTRGKHIEDLDIPLSIVATDLYEGKKVVFTKGPVADAVRASIAIPGIFVPEKIDGKLLIDGGVIDRIPVSVVKEMGADLVIAVDVSHVKKTEEITSIFDVILQSLDIMQDELVHHRKIASDIMIRPHVEQYSSRAFKNIKEIIEIGENEARKHVNEIKELIESWKGSQQDEE, encoded by the coding sequence TTGAAGAGAGAACCTAAAATTGGTCTTGCCTTAGGATCTGGCGGAGCACGCGGTTTTGCTCATCTGGGAGTATTGAAGGTACTTAGTGAAGAGGGGATACCGATCAGCATGATTGCCGGCAGCAGCATGGGAGCTTTAGTCGGCAGTTTTTATGCGACAGGGCTCGGGTTTGATCATTTATATAAGCTTGCCACATTATTTAAACGCAAATATTATTTGGATTTCACGGTGCCTAAAATGGGCTTTATCGCAGGAAACCGGGTAAAGGATTTTATTAAAGTTTTTACAAGAGGCAAGCATATTGAAGACTTGGATATACCGCTTTCGATTGTTGCAACAGACTTATACGAAGGAAAAAAAGTGGTTTTTACGAAAGGACCGGTTGCAGATGCCGTGCGGGCAAGCATCGCCATTCCTGGTATTTTTGTTCCCGAAAAAATAGATGGAAAGCTCCTCATTGACGGCGGAGTAATTGACAGGATTCCCGTTTCGGTTGTAAAAGAGATGGGTGCAGATCTTGTCATTGCTGTAGATGTTTCTCATGTGAAAAAGACAGAAGAAATCACCTCTATTTTCGATGTGATTCTGCAGAGCCTTGATATTATGCAGGATGAGCTTGTCCATCACCGCAAAATTGCTTCGGATATTATGATACGTCCGCATGTAGAGCAATATAGTTCAAGAGCATTTAAAAACATAAAAGAAATCATTGAGATTGGTGAAAACGAAGCAAGAAAGCATGTAAACGAAATAAAAGAGCTGATAGAGAGTTGGAAGGGGTCACAGCAAGATGAAGAATAA
- a CDS encoding YlbD family protein encodes MTEKKEHPSIGEFKEFVKKHPKLITEVRKGEKKWQELFEDWYLLGENDVSWKKYREESDESESTAEKKSDFMSRMMTAVKSMDANQMNQHLYNMNNTISSIQNLFSTFGITKGSSSSQSNTPNHPFSFRKD; translated from the coding sequence ATGACAGAAAAAAAAGAACATCCTTCTATTGGAGAATTTAAGGAATTTGTAAAAAAACATCCTAAATTGATTACTGAAGTCAGAAAAGGCGAGAAAAAGTGGCAGGAACTATTTGAAGATTGGTATTTGCTTGGAGAAAATGATGTCTCATGGAAGAAGTACAGAGAAGAGTCAGATGAGTCTGAAAGTACGGCAGAAAAGAAGTCCGATTTTATGTCCAGGATGATGACAGCTGTAAAAAGCATGGATGCCAATCAAATGAATCAGCATTTGTATAATATGAACAACACCATTTCATCTATTCAAAACTTATTTTCAACTTTCGGGATTACAAAAGGCTCATCATCTAGTCAGTCGAACACACCAAACCATCCCTTTTCTTTCAGGAAAGATTGA
- a CDS encoding enoyl-CoA hydratase/isomerase family protein has protein sequence MGKVLASERNRILEIKINRPERRNAIDYDVMNELEMILDEAEGNERLLAATITGSGSKAFCSGGDLSVFGNITTAEEALHMLSKMGDLLYRIMTLPVPTFAMINGTAVGGGMEIAASADFRLVNEEASLGFIQGNQAITTGWGGSTMLFEKMQPDAALYMLTSGQRINSEKAKELGFASNIFHSETFEADALDFIRKSLIPYPDVIRGYKRVQINKWVRSGLKERMQEEIAKCAELWAGEDHLRAVRRFFQK, from the coding sequence GTGGGGAAAGTATTAGCAAGCGAGAGAAACAGGATATTAGAGATCAAAATTAACCGGCCAGAACGAAGAAATGCAATTGATTATGATGTGATGAACGAATTAGAAATGATTTTGGACGAGGCAGAAGGCAATGAAAGACTGCTTGCGGCAACCATTACCGGAAGCGGCAGCAAGGCGTTTTGTTCAGGCGGTGATCTTTCTGTTTTCGGGAATATCACGACTGCTGAAGAAGCCCTGCATATGCTCTCTAAAATGGGGGATCTATTATACAGAATCATGACTCTTCCTGTACCGACATTTGCTATGATTAATGGAACGGCTGTAGGAGGAGGGATGGAAATAGCAGCTTCTGCTGATTTCAGACTAGTGAATGAAGAAGCGTCGCTTGGGTTTATTCAGGGAAATCAAGCGATTACAACTGGGTGGGGCGGAAGCACAATGTTATTTGAAAAAATGCAGCCTGATGCAGCCCTGTACATGCTCACGAGCGGACAAAGAATAAATTCAGAAAAGGCAAAAGAGCTTGGATTTGCTTCGAATATTTTTCATTCTGAAACATTTGAAGCAGATGCTTTGGATTTTATAAGAAAGTCTCTTATTCCTTATCCTGATGTGATACGAGGGTATAAAAGAGTTCAGATTAATAAATGGGTCCGTTCCGGCCTGAAAGAACGAATGCAGGAAGAAATCGCAAAGTGTGCAGAGCTATGGGCAGGTGAAGACCATCTTCGTGCTGTAAGGCGATTCTTCCAAAAATAG
- a CDS encoding YlbE-like family protein, producing MRKEIQEMIAADNELKKFLREQPYWYRKLARNPQDTESMKLAMMNYYQKTIPHKVAQFSNSVQMASMMLGMFQSMRQQD from the coding sequence ATGAGAAAAGAAATTCAGGAAATGATTGCAGCAGACAATGAATTAAAAAAATTTTTGCGGGAACAGCCGTATTGGTACAGAAAGCTAGCAAGAAATCCTCAAGATACAGAATCGATGAAACTTGCCATGATGAATTATTATCAAAAAACCATCCCGCATAAAGTAGCTCAGTTTTCAAACTCAGTACAAATGGCTTCCATGATGCTTGGGATGTTTCAGTCGATGAGGCAGCAGGATTGA
- the rpmF gene encoding 50S ribosomal protein L32: MAVPFRRTSKTRKRLRRTHFKLQVPGMVACPNCGEVKLAHRVCKECGTYKGKEVVSK; the protein is encoded by the coding sequence ATGGCTGTACCTTTTAGAAGAACTTCTAAAACAAGAAAAAGACTACGTCGTACACACTTCAAATTGCAAGTGCCTGGTATGGTAGCATGCCCAAACTGTGGTGAAGTTAAATTAGCTCACCGTGTATGTAAAGAATGTGGAACATACAAAGGAAAAGAAGTTGTTAGCAAATAA
- a CDS encoding nucleotidyltransferase has product MKAVGLVVEYNPFHNGHLYHLHASKVNAEVDAVIAVMSGHFLQRGEPALVSKWSRAKMALQQGADLVIELPYAFATQKAEIFADGAISILEALKCDSVCFGSENGDIFPFLETAETLEELDSDYQDAIKYYMKQGISYPSAQTKAYQSLNTGGHALDLSLPNNILGYHYVKAIQKQGAAISPLTIKRTAAGYHDEEFNETPIASATSIRKAIFSEENKDIQSFVPETTLYHLKQYKYNFDTFHQWEDYFGFLKYTICTMTHDELKQIYEVEEGLENRVKSLIQQAASFKDFMEQLKTKRYTWTRLQRLCLHILTRTTKEQMKLEKAEAPYLRLLGMSSQGRTYLNRIKKSVDKPIVSTLSAFSHPLLDLDIKAASVYAMIFPEPLRSQFMHSEYSTRPVQYDEKEKLFL; this is encoded by the coding sequence TTGAAAGCAGTTGGTTTAGTAGTTGAATACAATCCGTTCCATAATGGCCATCTCTATCACCTTCATGCTTCGAAGGTAAATGCAGAGGTTGATGCCGTCATCGCCGTAATGAGCGGTCATTTTCTGCAGCGGGGCGAGCCTGCGCTTGTCTCAAAATGGAGCCGTGCTAAAATGGCCCTTCAGCAGGGAGCTGATCTTGTCATTGAACTTCCATATGCATTTGCGACCCAAAAAGCAGAAATTTTCGCAGATGGCGCCATCTCCATATTGGAAGCATTAAAATGCGATTCGGTTTGCTTTGGCAGTGAGAATGGAGACATCTTCCCTTTTTTGGAGACGGCTGAAACACTTGAAGAACTTGATTCAGACTATCAGGATGCCATTAAGTATTATATGAAACAAGGGATAAGTTATCCAAGTGCTCAGACAAAAGCCTATCAATCACTGAATACAGGCGGGCATGCGCTTGATTTATCTTTGCCGAATAATATACTCGGTTATCACTATGTAAAAGCCATTCAAAAACAGGGAGCTGCTATATCCCCCCTCACGATTAAACGTACAGCTGCCGGCTATCATGATGAAGAATTTAATGAAACCCCCATCGCAAGTGCGACAAGCATACGCAAGGCCATTTTCTCAGAAGAAAACAAAGATATCCAATCCTTTGTACCTGAAACCACCTTGTATCATCTCAAGCAGTATAAATATAATTTTGACACCTTTCATCAATGGGAGGATTACTTCGGATTCCTGAAATATACAATCTGCACGATGACACACGATGAACTGAAACAAATCTATGAAGTGGAAGAAGGCCTTGAAAATCGGGTTAAATCTCTCATTCAGCAGGCGGCATCATTTAAGGATTTTATGGAGCAGCTGAAAACAAAACGGTACACGTGGACAAGGCTTCAGCGTCTTTGTCTTCATATTTTAACCAGAACAACCAAGGAGCAAATGAAGCTCGAGAAAGCAGAAGCCCCTTATTTGAGACTTCTCGGCATGTCTTCGCAGGGACGGACATATTTAAACAGGATAAAAAAATCGGTTGATAAACCAATCGTTTCAACTTTGTCCGCATTCAGCCATCCGCTGCTTGATCTGGACATAAAAGCAGCATCAGTATACGCCATGATTTTCCCTGAACCGCTTCGGTCTCAGTTTATGCACAGCGAATATTCAACAAGACCTGTTCAATATGACGAAAAAGAAAAACTGTTTTTATAG
- a CDS encoding PaaI family thioesterase, whose protein sequence is MEKEELTRLLADLKEEDVPVLKLFLEGLKKKADKENGSYIGALLHAQGEYTENQFILTIPNTAIIQNSLHIVHGGITATLLDSAMGSLVHHVLPDHLAAVTSEMKINYVAPGIGTELKCIASLIHKGSKTVVTEGKVFRDDGKLMAHCTASFFIIDRPKR, encoded by the coding sequence ATGGAAAAGGAAGAACTGACGCGCTTATTGGCTGATTTAAAAGAAGAAGATGTTCCGGTTTTAAAGCTGTTTCTTGAGGGGCTGAAAAAGAAAGCGGACAAAGAAAACGGATCATACATAGGTGCATTGCTGCATGCACAAGGTGAATATACCGAAAATCAATTCATATTAACCATTCCCAATACGGCAATTATTCAAAACTCCCTGCATATTGTACATGGAGGAATTACTGCTACACTGCTAGACTCTGCAATGGGATCGCTTGTACATCATGTTTTGCCGGACCATCTTGCTGCTGTTACATCTGAAATGAAAATTAATTATGTTGCACCAGGGATCGGCACAGAACTAAAATGTATAGCCTCTCTTATCCATAAGGGCAGCAAAACAGTTGTTACTGAGGGCAAAGTCTTCCGTGATGACGGCAAATTAATGGCTCATTGTACAGCAAGCTTTTTTATTATCGATCGTCCTAAACGATAA
- a CDS encoding methylthioribose kinase: MIQRFIELGAGYSDLYELIETTQANAHRVSRFLILNTTINERKMSSFAVTMNPTDPGHFQAIYLCLEGISSGSSKRRELFEDLAKKLEKSIIELDVKSSSQFAEKELYFQYLTGILRMNRYLPPWQ, translated from the coding sequence TTGATACAGCGCTTTATTGAGCTTGGAGCCGGCTATTCGGATCTGTATGAATTAATTGAAACCACACAGGCAAATGCTCATCGTGTTTCAAGGTTTTTAATACTGAATACAACGATAAATGAAAGAAAAATGTCATCTTTTGCAGTCACTATGAATCCTACAGACCCTGGACATTTCCAGGCTATTTACTTATGCCTTGAAGGCATTTCCTCAGGAAGCAGCAAACGCCGTGAATTATTTGAAGATCTCGCAAAAAAGCTTGAGAAATCGATTATAGAGCTGGATGTCAAATCCTCCAGTCAATTTGCCGAAAAAGAATTATATTTTCAGTACCTGACTGGCATTCTCAGAATGAACCGTTATTTGCCGCCTTGGCAATAA
- the coaD gene encoding pantetheine-phosphate adenylyltransferase, giving the protein MASIAVCPGSFDPVTYGHLDIIKRGAKVFDKVYVCVLNNSSKNPLFNVDERCELLMEVTKDMPNVVVESFKGLLIEYANSKNASTILRGLRAVSDFEYEMQITSMNRVLDANVETLFMMTNNQYSFLSSSIVKEVAKYRGDISELVPKIVEKALKQKFNR; this is encoded by the coding sequence ATGGCAAGCATTGCTGTTTGTCCGGGAAGCTTTGATCCTGTGACGTACGGACATTTGGATATTATTAAACGCGGAGCAAAAGTATTTGATAAGGTGTATGTTTGTGTGCTGAATAATTCGTCGAAAAACCCATTGTTTAATGTGGATGAACGCTGTGAACTCTTAATGGAAGTGACAAAGGATATGCCGAATGTTGTGGTAGAATCGTTTAAGGGTCTATTGATTGAGTATGCAAACAGCAAGAATGCCAGCACGATTTTGAGAGGTCTGCGGGCGGTATCAGATTTTGAATATGAAATGCAGATCACTTCCATGAATAGGGTGCTCGATGCCAATGTAGAAACGTTATTTATGATGACGAACAACCAATATTCATTTTTAAGCTCAAGTATCGTTAAAGAAGTGGCCAAATACCGCGGCGATATTTCGGAGCTTGTTCCTAAAATAGTTGAAAAAGCGTTGAAGCAGAAATTTAACCGATAA
- the ylbJ gene encoding sporulation integral membrane protein YlbJ has protein sequence MNAAKLKTLVLGFSMIILAFAMIISPKVSFTASKAGLELWWGIVFPSLLPFFILSHLLIGFGIVRFIGVLLEPVMRPLFKVPGIGGFIWAMGWASGSPAGAKLTAEMRKKNQLTALEAERLVSFTNSSNPLFIFGAVAIGFFNNQALGLLLAAAHYSGNLAVGLTMRFHGREQTDSSKTGYKRPSIREAFRQMHQTRIDDTRPFGKMLGDAVLSSIQTLLMVGGFIILFSVLNKLLSLISITDFIALAFSLLLAFFQLSAELSIPLVSGMFEMTLGSQLASAADVDLLQKAIVTSFLLGFSGLSIQAQVASILAETDIRFQPFFIARILQGGYAACFAWIFWKPVYLELATSNVYVLPVFLTEDTPVLLASIWSLLTEIGPIITIASLFIYVFIYAGRVISRN, from the coding sequence TTGAACGCAGCTAAACTAAAAACACTCGTGCTGGGATTTTCAATGATCATCCTGGCATTTGCTATGATCATAAGCCCCAAAGTTTCTTTTACTGCTTCTAAAGCAGGGCTTGAGCTTTGGTGGGGTATCGTTTTCCCGTCTTTGCTGCCCTTTTTCATTCTTTCCCATCTGCTGATCGGTTTTGGAATTGTAAGGTTCATTGGTGTGCTTTTAGAGCCGGTCATGAGACCTCTTTTTAAAGTTCCTGGAATTGGAGGCTTTATCTGGGCAATGGGATGGGCATCAGGTTCACCTGCAGGCGCAAAGCTGACGGCAGAGATGCGGAAAAAAAATCAGCTGACGGCACTTGAAGCTGAGAGGCTTGTATCGTTTACGAATTCTTCTAATCCATTATTTATTTTCGGAGCCGTCGCAATTGGATTTTTTAACAATCAGGCTCTTGGTCTGCTTCTGGCTGCCGCCCATTATTCCGGCAACTTGGCTGTGGGTTTAACCATGAGATTTCACGGACGGGAACAGACTGATTCCTCAAAAACCGGCTACAAGAGACCGTCCATAAGAGAAGCGTTCAGACAAATGCATCAGACGCGGATCGATGACACAAGGCCATTTGGAAAAATGCTTGGCGATGCTGTTCTTTCCTCTATCCAAACGCTGCTGATGGTAGGAGGATTCATTATTTTATTTTCTGTTTTAAATAAACTATTATCCCTAATATCGATAACAGATTTCATCGCTTTAGCCTTTTCCTTGCTGCTCGCGTTTTTTCAATTGTCTGCTGAACTCAGTATTCCGCTTGTATCAGGTATGTTTGAGATGACACTAGGAAGTCAGCTGGCAAGTGCGGCTGATGTCGACTTGCTCCAAAAAGCAATTGTGACAAGCTTTTTGCTCGGCTTCAGCGGTTTGTCGATACAAGCTCAGGTTGCAAGTATTCTTGCAGAGACGGACATCCGCTTTCAGCCGTTTTTCATCGCAAGAATTTTGCAGGGAGGCTATGCTGCATGCTTTGCATGGATCTTCTGGAAGCCTGTTTATTTAGAACTTGCAACCTCAAACGTTTATGTACTGCCCGTTTTTCTCACAGAAGATACCCCCGTTCTTCTTGCGTCCATCTGGAGTCTTCTCACTGAAATTGGACCGATAATCACGATTGCCTCGTTGTTCATTTATGTTTTCATATATGCAGGGAGGGTTATTTCAAGGAATTAA
- the rsmD gene encoding 16S rRNA (guanine(966)-N(2))-methyltransferase RsmD: protein MRVVSGSCKGRPLKAVPGMSTRPTTDKVKESIFNIIGPYFDGGLAVDLFGGSGGLGIEALSRGIDKCIFVDREAKAVATIHKNLEACHFQDQAEVYRNDAERALKAIAKRELAFKLIFLDPPYKQQKLKALIELIDSFRLVEDGGIIVAEHDAGITLPDEIGTYKLTRYESYGISAVSIYLYKEQGMGE, encoded by the coding sequence ATGAGAGTAGTATCAGGAAGCTGTAAAGGGCGGCCTTTGAAAGCAGTGCCGGGTATGTCCACACGCCCAACGACGGATAAAGTGAAAGAATCGATCTTTAATATTATAGGCCCCTATTTTGACGGCGGGCTTGCTGTCGATTTGTTTGGCGGAAGCGGCGGTCTTGGGATTGAAGCTTTAAGCAGAGGCATTGATAAATGCATTTTTGTGGACAGGGAAGCCAAAGCAGTTGCAACTATACATAAAAATTTAGAAGCCTGCCATTTTCAGGATCAGGCAGAGGTTTACCGCAATGATGCGGAGAGAGCGTTAAAAGCCATTGCGAAGAGAGAGCTTGCTTTTAAGCTTATCTTTTTGGATCCTCCGTACAAGCAACAAAAATTGAAAGCGCTTATCGAATTGATTGATTCATTTCGTTTAGTGGAAGATGGAGGCATAATCGTGGCCGAACATGATGCCGGCATAACATTGCCCGATGAGATTGGTACCTATAAGCTCACTCGTTATGAATCATACGGCATAAGTGCAGTGTCCATCTATCTATATAAAGAACAAGGGATGGGGGAGTAA
- a CDS encoding YlbF family regulator, with protein MFATIESVNLIDEAELLGSLVVESEIAEDYRRTLNTLNKDKSAQKVIAKFVEIKDLYEDVQRFGKYHPDYKEITKAMREAKRELDLHDAVIAFKKAEKELQSLLDEISAQLGRAVSQHIKVPTGNPFFDTGSSCGGGCGSGGGCGCKAS; from the coding sequence ATGTTTGCTACTATAGAAAGCGTCAATTTAATCGACGAAGCTGAGCTTCTTGGGTCGTTAGTTGTTGAGTCAGAAATTGCGGAAGACTATCGCCGCACTTTAAATACATTAAATAAAGATAAATCTGCACAAAAGGTGATAGCCAAATTTGTTGAAATAAAGGATTTATACGAAGATGTCCAGCGTTTCGGCAAATATCATCCGGACTATAAAGAAATCACAAAGGCCATGAGGGAAGCAAAGCGCGAGCTTGATCTTCATGACGCAGTGATTGCCTTTAAAAAAGCAGAGAAAGAGCTTCAATCGCTGCTTGATGAAATAAGCGCCCAACTCGGCAGAGCCGTTTCGCAGCATATCAAAGTGCCCACAGGGAACCCGTTTTTTGATACCGGGTCAAGCTGTGGAGGGGGATGCGGCTCAGGCGGGGGATGCGGCTGCAAAGCATCTTAA
- a CDS encoding SepM family pheromone-processing serine protease, with translation MKNNKVVRAILIGVILAAVLNFIKLPYYVTKPGMATELEPIIEVEGGYEEEGSFSLTTVGFGRANIFSYILANVLPYHELLPLEDVVQEGESDDDYLNRQMHMMESSQESAVSLAYEKAGKKVDYKFHGIYVMQVVEGMPSEGKLKTGDRIFKVDGKEFKTAEEFIAYVSQKKKGDKINVTYDRNGKEGKTEITAAEFPDNKKKVGIGISLVTDRELITDPDISLDTNNIGGPSAGLMMTLEIYNQLTKEDYTKGYNVAGTGTIDEKGTVGPIGGISQKIVAADKSGAEIFFAPNQNGIAASNYKEAAATANDIETDMKIVPIDTFDDAVDYLKSLKEK, from the coding sequence ATGAAGAATAACAAAGTAGTCAGGGCCATTTTAATAGGAGTGATCCTCGCTGCGGTCCTGAATTTTATTAAACTCCCTTATTACGTAACAAAGCCTGGCATGGCAACAGAGCTCGAGCCGATCATTGAAGTTGAAGGCGGCTATGAGGAAGAAGGCAGCTTTTCGCTTACAACCGTTGGATTCGGAAGGGCGAATATTTTTTCCTACATCCTTGCAAATGTCCTTCCTTATCATGAGCTTTTGCCGCTTGAAGATGTCGTTCAAGAAGGTGAATCAGATGATGATTATCTAAATAGACAAATGCATATGATGGAATCTTCTCAGGAATCTGCAGTGTCTTTAGCATATGAAAAGGCAGGCAAAAAAGTGGATTACAAGTTTCACGGAATCTACGTTATGCAGGTTGTTGAAGGGATGCCATCAGAGGGAAAGCTTAAAACAGGAGACCGCATTTTTAAAGTCGACGGGAAGGAATTTAAAACAGCCGAAGAGTTTATAGCGTACGTCAGCCAAAAGAAAAAAGGCGATAAGATAAATGTTACATATGACCGTAATGGCAAAGAAGGCAAAACCGAAATAACAGCAGCTGAATTTCCGGATAACAAAAAGAAAGTCGGGATCGGTATATCTCTTGTGACAGACAGAGAATTGATTACAGACCCTGATATTTCGCTTGATACAAACAATATTGGCGGTCCTTCTGCAGGCCTGATGATGACACTTGAAATTTATAATCAGCTGACGAAAGAGGATTATACAAAAGGCTATAATGTTGCAGGCACCGGTACGATTGATGAAAAAGGAACAGTCGGGCCAATAGGCGGGATCTCGCAGAAAATTGTTGCTGCCGACAAATCAGGTGCAGAAATCTTCTTCGCCCCGAATCAGAACGGAATTGCTGCATCAAATTATAAAGAAGCAGCCGCAACTGCCAATGATATTGAAACGGATATGAAAATTGTGCCGATTGATACGTTTGATGACGCGGTAGATTATCTTAAATCATTAAAAGAGAAATAA
- a CDS encoding YlbG family protein: MFEKRQGIIIWMHSLKQIKMLRKFGNIHYVSKKLKYVVLYCDMEHVEPTIEKVSSFSFVKHAEPSYKPFLKLEFESKIDKAKEYDYKLGL, translated from the coding sequence ATGTTTGAAAAGCGTCAAGGCATTATCATCTGGATGCATTCCTTAAAGCAGATCAAAATGCTCCGTAAATTCGGAAACATCCATTACGTATCCAAGAAATTAAAGTATGTTGTCTTATATTGTGACATGGAACATGTTGAACCTACAATAGAGAAGGTATCATCCTTTTCATTTGTAAAGCACGCTGAACCATCATATAAGCCCTTTCTGAAATTGGAATTCGAATCGAAAATTGATAAAGCAAAAGAATATGACTATAAACTTGGTCTATAG